The proteins below are encoded in one region of Nitrospirota bacterium:
- a CDS encoding cytochrome c biogenesis protein CcdA — MSQSITNISLVAAFSAGLLSFVSPCVLPLVPSYISYITGLSIEQLTDATVRSKFKKSIIVNALLFIAGFTVVFVSFGASASFIGQALITYQDHIRRIGGVLIIIFGLYLLGVLNISFLKMEHRFQFRSRPVGYVGSFLIGVAFAAGWTPCVGPVLGTILLYASTTDSMMNGVLLLTSYSLGLGLPLFLTALGVDRFLAYFKQARLYLWGVSTVSGVLLIIVGIMIYANTLTMITSFLEQHGVGWYLGQ; from the coding sequence TTGTCGCAATCGATCACGAACATTTCTCTCGTCGCGGCCTTTTCGGCCGGTCTCCTCTCGTTCGTGTCCCCCTGTGTGCTTCCGCTGGTGCCCTCTTACATTTCCTACATCACGGGCCTGTCCATCGAGCAACTCACTGATGCGACGGTGCGGTCGAAGTTTAAGAAATCCATTATCGTCAACGCGCTGCTGTTTATTGCAGGGTTTACCGTAGTCTTCGTGTCGTTCGGCGCGTCGGCCAGCTTCATCGGCCAGGCCTTGATCACCTATCAAGACCACATTAGACGGATCGGCGGGGTCCTGATCATCATCTTCGGTCTCTATTTATTGGGGGTCTTGAATATCAGTTTTCTGAAAATGGAGCATCGGTTCCAATTCAGAAGTCGGCCCGTTGGGTATGTGGGATCGTTTTTGATCGGGGTGGCCTTTGCTGCTGGCTGGACTCCCTGCGTCGGGCCGGTGCTCGGAACGATCTTATTGTATGCCAGTACGACCGATTCGATGATGAACGGGGTCCTGTTGCTGACGAGTTATTCCTTGGGCTTGGGGCTGCCGTTGTTTCTGACCGCGCTGGGAGTGGATCGCTTCCTCGCCTACTTTAAGCAGGCGCGTTTATATTTGTGGGGCGTATCGACTGTGAGCGGGGTTTTGCTGATCATCGTGGGTATCATGATTTACGCCAATACCCTCACGATGATTACCAGCTTCCTGGAACAGCATGGGGTTGGCTGGTACCTCGGCCAGTGA
- a CDS encoding TlpA disulfide reductase family protein, giving the protein MVALTGMGSATALDFLPVAERTVVRLGELAPNFQLRDLNGRQVALSDLRGKVVLLNFWATWCGPCRVEMPAMEKLYRAFSRNDFEILAVSTDAQGASITRPFQQENRLTFPILHDADYRVGLTYGARSLPMTFMVDRQGIVRHQIFGARDWGAPEAHQLVQLLMKS; this is encoded by the coding sequence ATGGTTGCTCTGACAGGGATGGGGAGTGCCACTGCGTTGGATTTCCTGCCGGTTGCCGAGCGTACGGTCGTTAGATTGGGTGAGCTGGCCCCGAATTTCCAGCTTCGCGATTTGAACGGACGCCAAGTCGCGCTGTCGGATTTGCGTGGCAAAGTCGTGCTGCTGAATTTTTGGGCGACCTGGTGCGGTCCCTGCCGGGTGGAGATGCCGGCGATGGAAAAATTGTATCGGGCGTTTTCTCGGAATGACTTTGAGATCCTTGCCGTATCGACCGATGCGCAAGGGGCCTCGATCACCAGGCCGTTTCAGCAGGAGAACCGTCTGACCTTTCCCATCCTCCACGATGCCGACTATCGCGTGGGATTGACCTATGGGGCCAGGAGCCTCCCGATGACCTTCATGGTGGATCGGCAGGGAATCGTCCGCCACCAGATTTTCGGCGCGCGTGACTGGGGCGCGCCGGAAGCGCATCAGCTGGTGCAGCTGTTGATGAAGTCCTAG
- a CDS encoding TlpA disulfide reductase family protein yields the protein MHKSEHSVNGEADEQGSSRVAILLVGAVILAVVFGIVWMQSAKYELLAVGKQAPDFVLTDLNDKPQRLSDFRGKVVFLNFWATWCKPCREEMPSMEVLHKNFEKDGLVILAVSIDRVTTTKDIPPFIKGMNLTFPVLIDSWGKTDKPYKRMGVPETFIIDREGVIREIVIGPRDWTRLDSLEILTKLLNVTPKATDAQSLDRGAGRG from the coding sequence ATGCATAAGTCCGAACACAGCGTGAACGGCGAGGCAGACGAGCAGGGCTCGTCGCGCGTGGCCATCCTCCTGGTCGGCGCCGTCATTCTTGCCGTGGTCTTCGGCATCGTCTGGATGCAGAGCGCCAAATATGAGCTGCTGGCCGTGGGCAAGCAGGCGCCGGACTTCGTCCTCACCGATCTGAACGACAAGCCTCAGCGGCTCTCGGATTTTCGAGGCAAGGTGGTCTTTCTGAATTTTTGGGCGACCTGGTGCAAGCCTTGCCGCGAAGAAATGCCCTCGATGGAAGTGCTCCATAAGAACTTCGAAAAGGACGGGTTGGTGATTCTGGCGGTCAGCATCGATCGCGTCACGACGACCAAGGACATTCCCCCCTTCATCAAGGGCATGAATTTGACCTTCCCTGTGCTGATCGATTCCTGGGGCAAGACCGATAAACCCTACAAACGCATGGGTGTGCCGGAAACCTTCATCATTGATCGGGAAGGCGTCATCCGTGAAATTGTCATCGGGCCGCGGGATTGGACAAGGCTCGACAGTTTGGAGATCTTGACCAAGCTGCTGAATGTGACACCCAAGGCGACGGACGCGCAATCCTTGGATCGCGGAGCGGGGAGAGGATGA